A window of Peromyscus eremicus chromosome 7, PerEre_H2_v1, whole genome shotgun sequence contains these coding sequences:
- the Rbpms2 gene encoding RNA-binding protein with multiple splicing 2 isoform X1: MSSVKPDVEHCTGTGPGGPLEEEVRTLFVSGLPVDIKPRELYLLFRPFKGYEGSLIKLTSRQPVGFVIFDSRAGAEAAKNALNGIRFDPENPQTLRLEFAKANTKMAKSKLIATPNPTNVHPALGAHLIARDPCALVPLLRYHPARMEVPPVLLAPQSCHPGVGPGLCGAKTGLCPHCHPRPVRNCCFPLDTVNLKPDSVDGSCFLLPPFPKALQEDPEAF; the protein is encoded by the exons GTCCGGACACTGTTTGTCAGTGGCCTCCCTGTGGATATTAAACCTAGAGAACTCTACCTGCTCTTCCGGCCGTTCAAG GGCTATGAAGGGTCCCTGATCAAGCTCACCTCAAGACAG CCTGTTGGTTTTGTGATCTTTGACAGCCGGGCAGGAGCAGAAGCAGCCAAAAATGCATTGAAT GGTATTCGCTTTGATCCGGAGAACCCACAGACCCTGAGGCTAGAGTTTGCCAAAGCTAACACCAAGATGGCCAAAAGCAAGCTCATAGCAACACCAAATCCCACCAATGTCCACCCTGCCCTAGGAGCACATTTGATTGCACGGGACCCTT GTGCGCTGGTACCCCTCCTCAGATACCACCCAGCAAGGATGGAAGTACCGCCAGTTCTGTTAGCTCCTCA GTCTTGTCACCCTGGagttggtcctgggttgtgtgGGGCCAAAACAGGGCTCTGCCCTCACTGCCACCCGAGGCCTGTGCGGAACTGCTGCTTCCCTCTAGACACTGTGAATCTGAAGCCTGACTCAGTGGACGGCTcttgtttccttcttcctccgTTCCCCAAGGCCCTCCAGGAGGATCCGGAGGCCTTCTGA